The following coding sequences are from one Euwallacea fornicatus isolate EFF26 chromosome 8, ASM4011564v1, whole genome shotgun sequence window:
- the LOC136340652 gene encoding achaete-scute homolog 1a-like, whose product MALAMTLGQKNNMYNVIQHSIPQTNCVIVSQPQKHTVIASGKRPLAPAPERSSVLVTNNNNDMRCKRKIQFMPYGAPPVQQPASVARRNARERNRVKQVNNGFATLRSHIPQSVCQTLSPQPTGGRGASKKLSKVETLRLAVEYIRSLQQMIDDHETEMGISNPGEHQSLNEQRYYTSSPDSSQIYQSSSYPILLPTPSCSEASASPTPSHSSEGSFSASSTFTNALYHHTENYENYDPKSPEDEELLDAIFSWQQE is encoded by the coding sequence ATGGCTCTTGCAATGACCCTAGGTCAAAAGAACAACATGTATAACGTAATCCAGCATTCCATTCCCCAAACGAATTGTGTGATCGTGTCGCAACCCCAAAAGCATACGGTGATCGCCTCGGGGAAGAGGCCTCTGGCTCCGGCTCCGGAAAGAAGTTCCGTTTTAGTGACCAATAACAACAATGACATGCGTTGCAAGAGGAAGATCCAGTTCATGCCATACGGAGCTCCGCCTGTGCAGCAACCCGCCTCCGTAGCCAGGAGGAACGCCAGGGAGAGGAACCGTGTCAAGCAAGTCAACAATGGTTTCGCCACTTTAAGATCGCACATCCCACAAAGTGTATGCCAAACTCTGAGTCCGCAGCCCACCGGCGGTAGAGGGGCCTCCAAGAAACTTTCAAAAGTCGAAACTTTGAGGCTGGCAGTAGAGTACATAAGAAGCCTACAGCAAATGATTGACGACCATGAGACTGAAATGGGAATCAGCAATCCTGGGGAGCATCAATCGTTGAACGAGCAACGTTATTACACCAGCTCTCCGGATTCTAGCCAGATCTACCAAAGTTCCTCTTATCCTATTTTGTTGCCAACTCCGTCTTGCTCAGAAGCATCGGCATCGCCCACTCCTTCCCACAGCTCTGAAGGCTCCTTCTCAGCTTCATCTACCTTCACGAACGCTCTGTATCACCATACAGAGAATTACGAAAATTACGATCCGAAGAGTCCCGAGGACGAAGAGTTGTTAGATGCGATATTCTCTTGGCAGCAAGAATGA